One genomic window of Paenibacillus xylanilyticus includes the following:
- a CDS encoding class I SAM-dependent methyltransferase — MNADHSSLMSWKTADENRYEQSISLKIPGYSHMHDLMERLLAASLTDNNDSKILIAGAGGGKEITLLADRHPGWTFTGVDPSGPMLQLAKRRVAEAGADPRVKLEGITVEELPLDELYDGATSMLMLHFLRGMEAKRKFMNSLAERLKSGAPLVLAAVNADLNSPAYKVMMNAWREHMLCAGVKGGEWDRFAASLGRESDPISSEQTVALLSECGFTHITRYFGAFWVEGYYAIRI; from the coding sequence ATGAACGCAGATCACTCATCCCTGATGAGCTGGAAGACAGCAGATGAAAATCGTTATGAACAGTCTATTTCCCTGAAGATTCCGGGATATTCTCATATGCATGATCTGATGGAGAGGCTGCTGGCTGCATCGTTAACGGATAACAACGACTCTAAGATACTCATTGCCGGTGCCGGAGGAGGGAAAGAGATTACATTGCTGGCAGATAGACACCCAGGGTGGACGTTTACCGGCGTTGATCCTTCCGGGCCCATGCTTCAGTTAGCGAAGCGAAGGGTTGCTGAAGCAGGAGCAGATCCAAGAGTGAAACTGGAAGGCATAACTGTGGAAGAATTGCCACTGGATGAGTTATACGACGGGGCAACAAGCATGCTGATGCTGCATTTCCTTCGGGGCATGGAGGCAAAGAGGAAATTTATGAACAGCCTCGCTGAGAGGCTTAAATCCGGAGCACCACTGGTTCTTGCTGCTGTCAACGCTGACCTGAATTCACCTGCCTATAAGGTCATGATGAATGCATGGAGGGAGCACATGTTATGTGCGGGAGTAAAAGGGGGAGAATGGGATCGGTTTGCGGCATCCCTGGGAAGGGAGTCTGATCCGATCTCGTCCGAGCAGACCGTGGCGCTGCTCTCTGAATGTGGTTTTACTCATATTACACGCTATTTCGGAGCATTTTGGGTGGAGGGTTATTATGCAATTCGAATCTAA
- a CDS encoding saccharopine dehydrogenase family protein, producing the protein MQFESNVKANKDQIWVVGGYGQVGRMICTQLGQLFPGKVWAAGTRMNRAEEFSRSTGGTVKPLQLDVRQAIDPAMLESVKLVIMCVDQSDTRFVEACAQSETDYMDISAKVDFLAQVETLHKKMQRHKATSMLSVGLSPGVTNLLVREAAAQMDQVDEADITVMLGLGEKHGKAAVEWTVDQMNATYTVMKGGKPTEVRSFQDGKWIDFGPKLGRRMAYRFNFSDQHAVAHTLHIPTVSTRLCLDSRWITRSMAITKRAGVFSLLRYPFIRNGTVKAFALIPGGEEMFAVKVDAAGWKQGKPVRVEHLLVGEREADATAAVAAAVAERMYRTELPHGVFHIEQCLTLQEVQHTLPSPLNVVTVIK; encoded by the coding sequence ATGCAATTCGAATCTAATGTTAAGGCAAATAAAGACCAAATCTGGGTCGTAGGCGGTTATGGTCAAGTAGGACGAATGATATGCACCCAGCTCGGACAATTGTTCCCGGGTAAGGTGTGGGCGGCGGGAACTCGAATGAATCGAGCCGAGGAATTCAGTCGCTCTACAGGGGGGACTGTGAAGCCGCTGCAGCTGGATGTGAGGCAAGCCATCGATCCGGCCATGCTGGAATCCGTCAAGCTGGTTATCATGTGTGTGGACCAATCGGATACGCGGTTTGTGGAAGCATGCGCACAATCAGAAACAGATTATATGGATATCTCGGCCAAGGTGGATTTTCTTGCTCAAGTAGAAACATTACATAAGAAAATGCAGCGCCATAAGGCAACATCCATGCTGAGTGTGGGTCTGTCACCTGGCGTGACGAATCTGCTTGTACGTGAAGCGGCTGCTCAAATGGATCAGGTGGATGAAGCAGATATTACCGTTATGCTGGGACTCGGCGAGAAGCACGGAAAGGCAGCGGTGGAGTGGACGGTTGATCAGATGAATGCAACTTATACTGTGATGAAGGGTGGTAAGCCAACTGAGGTCCGAAGTTTCCAGGATGGGAAATGGATTGATTTTGGACCAAAGCTGGGACGCAGAATGGCATATCGGTTTAACTTCTCAGATCAACATGCGGTTGCCCACACGCTGCATATTCCAACCGTGTCTACTCGCCTATGCCTGGATTCCCGCTGGATTACAAGATCCATGGCGATTACAAAGAGAGCGGGGGTGTTCAGCTTGCTGCGTTACCCTTTCATTCGAAACGGAACCGTCAAGGCATTCGCTCTCATTCCCGGCGGAGAAGAGATGTTTGCAGTCAAGGTGGATGCAGCTGGATGGAAGCAGGGCAAGCCGGTTCGAGTTGAGCACCTGTTAGTGGGTGAGCGCGAAGCCGATGCGACGGCAGCAGTGGCTGCAGCCGTTGCGGAACGAATGTACCGGACTGAACTGCCCCACGGCGTCTTCCATATTGAACAATGTCTCACCCTGCAAGAGGTTCAGCATACGCTCCCATCTCCGCTGAACGTCGTGACCGTTATCAAGTGA
- a CDS encoding amidohydrolase: protein MGILIQQAMILSMKDGEAPFLGDIRIEGDRIAEISHHLAANPGDDIMNGKNMLAMPGLINAHQHSPMSLLRGFSDDLKLMDWLDRKMLPAEAQMTPEDIYWGAQLSMAEMIRSGTTAYADMYIHMNEIAEAVTKTGMRASLTRGMVFMEDDGGRRMQEAIDLVHRWSGKADGRITTMYGPHSPYTCSMEPLMEVIALAEKEDIPLHIHLAETKEEVAKISDRYGMTPTQYLEEAGMFENAHVLLAHGVQLNRRDISRLKGMRGGIAHNPVSNLKLGCGIAPITDMIAQEILIGLGTDGAGSATTVDMFEEIKAATWLQKLDYGDPTRLPARQVLQMATRGSAGLLKLEEEVGMLEAGRKADLILIDLEKPHLQPVHEVESLLAYSVNGADVDTTIVNGQVLMRGRKLLTIDEDELSREVKVRAKRIVEGI, encoded by the coding sequence ATGGGCATATTGATTCAGCAAGCGATGATTCTATCGATGAAAGACGGAGAGGCCCCCTTCCTGGGGGATATTCGTATTGAAGGAGACCGGATTGCGGAGATCTCGCATCACCTTGCCGCCAATCCGGGTGACGACATTATGAACGGAAAAAACATGCTTGCCATGCCGGGGCTGATTAATGCACATCAGCATTCCCCGATGAGTTTGCTTCGGGGGTTCTCGGATGATCTGAAGTTAATGGACTGGCTGGACCGCAAAATGCTGCCTGCTGAAGCACAAATGACGCCGGAAGACATCTATTGGGGAGCCCAGTTGTCCATGGCCGAGATGATTCGATCAGGTACCACAGCCTATGCAGATATGTATATCCACATGAATGAGATCGCTGAAGCCGTAACCAAAACGGGCATGCGGGCATCTCTCACGCGCGGAATGGTATTCATGGAGGATGACGGAGGCCGTAGGATGCAGGAAGCCATTGATCTCGTTCATCGCTGGTCAGGCAAGGCGGATGGAAGAATTACAACGATGTACGGGCCGCACTCGCCATACACCTGTTCCATGGAACCGTTAATGGAAGTCATTGCCCTGGCTGAAAAGGAAGATATACCTCTTCATATTCATCTGGCCGAAACGAAGGAAGAAGTCGCGAAGATTAGTGATCGTTACGGAATGACCCCAACGCAATACCTTGAGGAAGCCGGTATGTTCGAGAACGCACATGTACTGCTTGCCCATGGCGTGCAGCTCAATCGCAGAGATATCAGCAGGCTGAAAGGCATGCGTGGAGGCATAGCCCACAATCCGGTCAGTAATCTGAAGCTGGGTTGCGGCATTGCTCCCATCACGGACATGATTGCACAGGAAATTCTTATTGGACTCGGAACAGATGGAGCCGGAAGTGCGACGACTGTCGATATGTTCGAAGAGATCAAAGCTGCAACATGGCTGCAAAAGCTTGATTACGGAGATCCGACTCGTTTGCCTGCAAGGCAAGTGCTGCAGATGGCGACTCGGGGCAGCGCGGGTCTGCTTAAGCTTGAGGAAGAGGTAGGTATGCTGGAGGCAGGGCGCAAGGCGGATCTGATTCTGATCGATCTGGAGAAGCCCCATCTTCAGCCTGTACATGAGGTGGAGTCACTACTTGCATACAGTGTAAATGGTGCGGACGTCGACACGACGATTGTAAACGGACAGGTTCTGATGAGAGGCAGAAAGCTCTTAACAATCGATGAGGATGAACTTTCACGTGAGGTGAAGGTTAGAGCGAAGCGGATTGTTGAGGGAATTTAA
- a CDS encoding UbiD family decarboxylase, whose translation MKYRNMEDCINDLEQHGHLIRIKEEVDPNLEMAAIHMKVHEAKGPALLFENVKGSKFQAVSNLFGTLERCKFMFRNTLEGVQRVMAVRDDPMKALKTPFQHISTGLAAWQALPKQKSISLPVSAQEIQISDLPLIKHWPMDGGAFVTLPQVYSEDPDKPGIMNSNLGMYRVQLSGNDYAMNKEIGLHYQIHRGIGIHQAKAVKKGEPLKVSIFIGGPPAHTLSAVMPLPEGLSELTFAGLLAGRRFRYSYKDGYCISNDADFVITGDIYPGETKPEGPFGDHLGYYSLTHEFPLMKVHKVYAKPNAIWPFTVVGRPPQEDTAFGDLIHEITGDAIKQEIPGVKEVHAVDAAGVHPLLFAIGSERYTPYQTVKQPTELLTIANRILGTGQLSLAKYLFITAEDQQPLDTHREVEFLTYILERMNLQRDIHFHTNTTIDTLDYSGTGLNTGSKVVFAAYGEKIRELCTEVPDTLKNIRGYTNARLIMPGIVSIQTSAFTSYEETAREMQQFTDMLKEQGGLDSCPLIILCDDSSFLSASLSNFLWATFTRSNPSHDMYGVNSSYTHKHWGCDQIIIDARVKPHQAPPLIPDPAVEKGIERLFVSGASLASVKI comes from the coding sequence ATGAAATATCGCAATATGGAAGATTGCATCAACGATCTGGAGCAGCATGGACATCTGATCCGGATTAAGGAAGAAGTAGACCCGAATCTGGAAATGGCCGCAATACATATGAAGGTGCATGAGGCGAAAGGCCCGGCGCTGTTGTTTGAAAATGTAAAAGGTTCGAAGTTCCAGGCGGTATCCAATCTGTTTGGCACACTCGAACGCTGCAAATTCATGTTCCGTAACACGCTCGAAGGCGTACAGCGGGTCATGGCCGTACGGGATGATCCAATGAAGGCGCTCAAGACGCCTTTTCAGCACATCAGCACAGGTCTTGCAGCGTGGCAGGCGCTGCCCAAACAGAAGTCGATCAGTCTGCCCGTGTCGGCTCAGGAAATTCAAATCTCGGATCTGCCGCTGATCAAGCATTGGCCAATGGATGGGGGTGCCTTTGTAACGTTGCCGCAGGTTTATTCAGAGGACCCGGACAAACCCGGGATCATGAACTCCAATTTGGGTATGTACCGTGTTCAGCTGAGCGGCAATGATTATGCGATGAACAAGGAAATCGGGCTCCACTATCAGATTCATCGCGGGATCGGTATACATCAGGCGAAGGCTGTCAAAAAGGGAGAGCCGCTCAAAGTCAGTATCTTTATCGGTGGTCCTCCAGCTCATACCCTGTCTGCGGTGATGCCTTTACCTGAAGGTCTCAGTGAGCTGACCTTTGCCGGTCTACTCGCTGGTCGTCGTTTCCGTTATAGCTACAAGGATGGATACTGTATTAGCAATGACGCTGATTTTGTCATTACCGGAGATATTTATCCAGGTGAAACAAAACCGGAAGGACCGTTTGGTGATCATCTGGGCTATTACAGTTTGACGCATGAGTTCCCGCTGATGAAAGTGCACAAGGTGTATGCGAAGCCTAATGCAATCTGGCCATTTACGGTAGTTGGTCGTCCTCCGCAGGAGGATACGGCATTTGGTGATCTGATCCATGAAATTACGGGCGATGCGATCAAACAGGAGATTCCGGGTGTCAAAGAAGTACATGCCGTAGACGCTGCCGGGGTGCACCCTCTGTTGTTCGCAATTGGAAGTGAGCGTTACACGCCATATCAGACGGTGAAGCAGCCGACCGAATTGTTGACCATTGCGAACCGAATTCTGGGTACGGGGCAGCTGAGTTTGGCAAAGTATCTGTTTATTACAGCTGAGGATCAGCAGCCGCTGGATACCCACCGCGAAGTGGAATTCCTGACCTATATTCTGGAGCGCATGAATTTGCAGCGGGATATCCATTTTCATACCAATACAACCATCGATACACTGGATTACTCAGGAACCGGGTTAAATACCGGCAGTAAGGTCGTTTTTGCAGCGTACGGTGAGAAGATTCGGGAGCTGTGCACCGAAGTGCCGGATACTTTGAAGAATATTCGTGGTTATACGAATGCACGGCTGATTATGCCTGGGATCGTATCGATTCAGACGTCAGCTTTTACGAGTTATGAAGAGACGGCGCGGGAAATGCAGCAATTTACGGATATGCTGAAGGAACAAGGAGGACTTGATTCCTGCCCATTGATCATTCTGTGCGATGACAGCTCTTTCCTGAGTGCGAGCCTCAGCAACTTCCTATGGGCTACATTTACGCGCAGCAATCCATCACACGACATGTATGGGGTAAACAGCAGCTATACGCATAAGCACTGGGGCTGCGATCAGATCATTATAGATGCCCGGGTGAAGCCGCATCAAGCACCTCCGCTTATTCCTGATCCAGCGGTTGAGAAAGGCATTGAACGTTTATTCGTCAGTGGAGCCAGTCTGGCATCGGTCAAAATTTAG
- a CDS encoding HD-GYP domain-containing protein, whose amino-acid sequence MRIHIMNLQDGDRLTADTFSDAGLHILGKGTVIKSEDISLLMQHRVDYVDIESREEEITEAEFFAAAAKFAAGSSMAAGSSIKEEPPEEEMKSQFIQTVHNYQNAFLEALTVGKFNATMVDDALQPMVDGLDEQKDVVHLLMMLERDDVNNYTHSIQVGLLSFYIASWMGYSQKESYQISRGGYLHDIGKCRVSHRIRNKMEPLTADEQLEMQRHTIYGHDIIKSSMTDEATALVALQHHEREDGSGYPMQMDKSEIHPYTQIVSVADVYIGMRSGIHGGSNPNLINNLRDIYAMGFGKLNEKPVQALMQHLLPNFIGKQVLLSNGEKGVIIMNNTSDIFNPLVKVESEQYRDLSKERSIAIKELII is encoded by the coding sequence TTGAGAATCCATATTATGAACCTGCAAGACGGAGACCGTCTGACTGCGGATACATTTAGCGATGCGGGGTTGCACATTCTCGGGAAAGGGACTGTAATCAAAAGTGAGGATATTTCCTTGCTCATGCAGCACCGTGTGGACTATGTAGATATTGAATCACGTGAAGAAGAAATAACAGAAGCTGAGTTTTTTGCTGCTGCAGCCAAATTTGCAGCCGGTTCGAGTATGGCAGCTGGTTCGAGTATTAAGGAAGAACCGCCTGAAGAAGAAATGAAATCCCAATTTATACAGACTGTACATAACTACCAAAATGCATTTCTCGAAGCACTTACTGTGGGTAAATTCAATGCTACCATGGTGGACGATGCACTGCAGCCGATGGTGGATGGACTGGACGAGCAAAAGGATGTCGTACATCTCCTGATGATGCTGGAACGTGATGATGTAAATAACTATACACACTCCATTCAGGTTGGATTGCTGTCCTTCTATATTGCCAGTTGGATGGGTTATTCCCAGAAGGAAAGCTATCAGATCAGCCGCGGCGGCTATCTGCATGATATAGGCAAATGCAGAGTATCCCATCGGATTCGTAACAAAATGGAACCATTAACGGCGGATGAACAGCTTGAAATGCAGCGTCATACCATTTATGGCCATGATATCATCAAGAGTTCCATGACCGATGAGGCTACTGCGCTTGTAGCGCTTCAGCACCATGAACGTGAGGATGGCTCAGGGTATCCAATGCAAATGGATAAAAGTGAAATTCATCCCTATACGCAGATCGTGTCTGTGGCTGACGTATACATTGGTATGAGATCCGGCATTCATGGCGGCAGCAATCCGAACCTGATCAACAATCTGCGTGACATCTATGCGATGGGGTTTGGCAAGCTGAATGAAAAGCCGGTTCAGGCTCTAATGCAGCATCTTCTTCCGAACTTTATCGGTAAGCAAGTGCTTCTGAGCAATGGTGAAAAAGGGGTAATCATCATGAATAATACCTCGGACATCTTCAATCCACTGGTCAAGGTCGAGTCCGAGCAGTATCGTGACTTGTCCAAAGAACGCAGCATTGCCATTAAAGAACTGATTATTTAA
- a CDS encoding SRPBCC family protein — MIEVVTEITIRAPIEKCFDYARNIDVHTQTVWKHTRERAVSGVTSGRIGAGDTVTFQATHFGIRQKLTSRIVQYERPHVFVDQMVKGAFQSMRHEHHFSRIDDQTTCMRDMLKFEAPLGVLGRLAERLVLKNYMHAFIQSRNTKLKAILEQTNEQV; from the coding sequence TTGATTGAAGTAGTAACCGAAATTACGATACGTGCCCCAATTGAAAAATGTTTTGATTATGCCCGGAATATTGACGTTCATACACAGACGGTATGGAAACATACACGGGAACGAGCTGTTTCGGGCGTAACCTCTGGCAGGATAGGTGCCGGCGACACGGTTACGTTTCAGGCAACTCATTTTGGCATCCGGCAGAAACTGACGTCCCGCATCGTGCAATATGAACGTCCGCATGTGTTTGTTGATCAAATGGTAAAAGGGGCATTCCAGAGCATGCGTCACGAACATCATTTCAGCAGGATCGATGACCAAACCACTTGCATGAGGGACATGCTGAAATTTGAAGCACCACTCGGTGTGTTGGGAAGACTGGCGGAGCGGCTCGTCTTGAAGAATTATATGCATGCTTTTATCCAAAGCCGCAATACGAAGCTGAAAGCTATACTGGAACAGACGAACGAACAGGTCTGA
- a CDS encoding MFS transporter, protein MNTPIQQVHPSSKAPAGMSRLVALLFALCSGLSVASIYYAQPLLDAMARDFRISHSHIGVIITVTQVCYALGLFFLVPLGDLINRRKLIIAQMFFSVAALLVVGTTSSSFIFFIAMALVGLLAVNTQALVAFAAALAAPSERGRIVGLVTSGIVIGILLARTVAGTLNDWIGWRSVYLFSASLTLVGVVALLLLLPKHEPQRTKLNYAQLLISVIQLYRELPILRIRGVLGMLIFTAFSILWTAMVLPLSAPPFSLSHTAIGAFGLAGAAGALAAARAGKLADRGLGQHTTGFALLLLLLSWLPISFVHQSLWFLIVGVIVLDLAVQAVHVTNQSQIYQVRPEAQSRLTAAYMIFYSVGSAAGSIASTMMYAWAGWTAVCWLGAGVSAAAFLFWAVDRYLQRNIIHSSCAPTQHKGN, encoded by the coding sequence ATGAATACTCCGATTCAACAGGTACATCCATCTTCAAAAGCTCCTGCTGGCATGTCCCGACTTGTTGCGCTCCTCTTCGCTCTGTGCAGCGGACTTTCCGTAGCCAGCATTTATTATGCTCAGCCCCTTCTGGATGCCATGGCCAGGGATTTCCGGATCTCCCACTCACATATCGGCGTAATCATTACAGTGACCCAAGTCTGTTACGCCCTTGGACTCTTTTTTCTTGTTCCTCTCGGTGACCTGATTAATAGGCGAAAACTGATCATTGCGCAGATGTTCTTCTCCGTCGCGGCTCTGCTAGTCGTTGGCACCACATCATCCAGTTTTATCTTTTTCATAGCAATGGCACTCGTCGGATTACTGGCAGTTAACACGCAAGCGCTCGTTGCCTTTGCCGCAGCACTCGCTGCCCCTTCGGAGCGCGGACGGATTGTAGGCCTTGTGACTAGCGGAATCGTGATTGGCATATTGCTCGCTCGAACGGTTGCGGGCACCCTGAATGATTGGATCGGCTGGAGGTCGGTTTACCTGTTCTCCGCATCGCTAACATTGGTCGGAGTAGTCGCCCTGCTCCTTCTCCTGCCGAAGCATGAGCCACAGCGAACAAAATTAAATTATGCTCAATTGCTTATTTCGGTAATACAACTCTATCGGGAGCTGCCTATACTTCGTATTCGTGGCGTGCTGGGCATGCTGATTTTTACTGCTTTCAGCATTTTATGGACTGCCATGGTCCTTCCGCTCAGCGCACCTCCATTCTCCTTGTCCCATACAGCCATCGGTGCTTTTGGTTTGGCAGGTGCCGCGGGTGCATTGGCTGCTGCCCGTGCCGGCAAACTCGCTGATCGGGGTCTTGGACAGCACACGACTGGATTCGCTCTTCTGCTTCTCCTTCTGTCCTGGCTGCCGATCAGCTTCGTTCATCAATCGTTATGGTTTCTGATCGTTGGCGTCATCGTTCTCGACCTCGCTGTACAGGCAGTCCACGTCACCAATCAGAGCCAGATCTATCAGGTTCGTCCTGAAGCACAGAGCCGTCTTACTGCTGCATACATGATATTTTACTCAGTGGGCAGTGCAGCCGGATCTATTGCTTCAACCATGATGTACGCCTGGGCAGGATGGACGGCCGTGTGCTGGTTGGGAGCTGGTGTAAGTGCAGCTGCATTTCTGTTCTGGGCGGTTGACCGTTACCTACAACGGAATATAATCCATTCCTCTTGTGCTCCGACACAACATAAAGGAAACTGA
- a CDS encoding TetR/AcrR family transcriptional regulator, translating to MVRQREFDTDKVLDAAMRIFWDKGFEATSLTDLTSAMGIQRPSLYAAFGDKKELFEMALRRYTTLHAAQIRSRLQHEGSIKQAFRALFEHIGAEGDVSKPSHGCFCINTMVELAPHDSKFAILTREHQMYLAVIFQESIERGQRSGELSSELNASAAAKSLVISMIGLTVLMKSGPERSFVEQSIEAALFIIGEKSI from the coding sequence ATGGTGAGACAACGGGAGTTTGATACCGATAAAGTGCTTGATGCAGCCATGCGCATATTTTGGGATAAAGGATTTGAAGCCACGTCATTGACTGACCTGACATCCGCAATGGGCATTCAGCGTCCAAGCTTGTATGCGGCCTTCGGGGACAAAAAAGAGTTATTTGAGATGGCGCTGCGCAGATATACCACTTTGCATGCCGCACAAATCAGATCGAGACTTCAGCATGAAGGGTCTATAAAACAGGCATTTCGTGCGCTGTTTGAGCACATTGGGGCGGAGGGGGATGTGTCCAAGCCGAGCCACGGTTGTTTTTGTATTAATACGATGGTTGAACTGGCTCCGCACGATTCGAAATTCGCCATTTTAACCCGAGAGCATCAGATGTATCTGGCAGTGATTTTTCAGGAGTCGATTGAACGGGGGCAGCGTTCCGGAGAATTGTCTAGTGAGCTGAATGCGAGTGCAGCTGCAAAATCTTTGGTCATTTCAATGATTGGACTTACTGTGTTAATGAAATCGGGGCCAGAGCGTTCGTTTGTAGAGCAAAGTATTGAGGCGGCGTTATTTATTATTGGAGAAAAATCGATATGA
- a CDS encoding D-2-hydroxyacid dehydrogenase family protein — MQTKLRCAILDDYQNVALSLADWSLVQDRVEVQTFNHYMGSEEKVIQELQDVDIVILMRERTPFPESVISRLPKLKLLITTGMRNASIDLKAAERHGVTVCGTEGSSNPPTELTWALILGLSRQLVTENNALKSNRNWQSTVGMDLYGKTLGLLGLGKIGSRMAAIAKAFGMNVMAWSQHLKPGQAGEQGVIWCETKEELLEQSDIVSIHLVLSERTRHLIGQAEFQRMKKTALLINTSRAGIVDQGAMVEALQSGLIAGAGLDVFEQEPLPVNHIMRTLPNVLATPHLGYVTQGNYEIYYNHAVENIEMFLKGSPIRQLIVK, encoded by the coding sequence TTGCAAACGAAATTACGTTGCGCCATATTGGACGATTACCAGAACGTCGCCCTGTCATTGGCTGATTGGAGTTTAGTCCAGGATCGGGTTGAGGTGCAGACCTTTAATCATTACATGGGCTCGGAAGAAAAGGTCATCCAGGAGCTGCAGGATGTGGATATCGTTATTCTGATGCGTGAGCGTACGCCGTTTCCTGAATCGGTTATATCCAGGCTTCCCAAGCTGAAGCTGCTCATTACAACAGGGATGCGAAATGCCTCAATTGATCTTAAGGCTGCGGAACGCCATGGAGTCACGGTGTGTGGGACAGAGGGCAGCTCCAATCCACCAACGGAACTAACCTGGGCGCTTATTTTGGGACTGTCCCGGCAGCTGGTTACCGAAAATAATGCACTGAAATCCAATCGCAACTGGCAGAGTACGGTCGGTATGGATTTGTACGGTAAGACGCTCGGGCTGCTCGGGTTAGGCAAAATCGGTTCCCGAATGGCCGCGATTGCTAAGGCTTTTGGCATGAACGTCATGGCCTGGAGTCAGCATCTGAAACCTGGACAAGCTGGAGAACAGGGCGTAATCTGGTGCGAAACAAAGGAAGAGCTGCTGGAGCAAAGTGATATCGTGTCCATTCATCTGGTGCTTAGTGAACGTACTCGTCATCTGATCGGGCAGGCTGAATTCCAGCGGATGAAAAAGACGGCATTGCTCATCAATACTTCCCGTGCGGGAATTGTGGATCAAGGGGCTATGGTAGAGGCATTGCAAAGTGGTCTGATCGCCGGGGCAGGACTTGATGTCTTTGAACAGGAACCTTTGCCCGTTAATCATATTATGCGAACCTTGCCCAACGTGCTGGCAACACCGCATTTGGGTTATGTGACCCAAGGGAATTATGAAATATATTACAATCATGCAGTAGAGAACATCGAGATGTTTCTAAAAGGGAGCCCGATTAGACAGTTGATCGTGAAGTAA
- a CDS encoding LacI family DNA-binding transcriptional regulator, whose translation MSKEQKVTIKDVAELAGVGIATVSRAINNSEGISSKTRDKVMQAIEELGFVPNTSAQSLKIRQTHQIALVVPDIRNAIIPEISWSVEQTAKQHGYHVVQINTAGNARTELETIRNIKKLHVDGLIFMPLAYPKTLPGLIDKAPLPISMINYGKRLEPGMKADIVSLSQPEGKLVMEHLIKIGRTRIAYAGAPKDIIEERYRAYEQALPHVDISLVYFGEDFSLNTGANAADYFHGLTHMPDAVYAINDMVAIGLVNRFKELGVRVPEDVAVVGVDNNQWTTVSSPQISSVSIMGEEVARLATELLLKRIREMSTTDYEHIQFEPRLIVRESSVAMIRPSSSRS comes from the coding sequence GTGAGCAAAGAACAAAAAGTCACCATCAAGGATGTGGCGGAGTTAGCGGGAGTAGGCATTGCTACCGTCTCAAGAGCCATTAATAATTCTGAGGGGATCAGCAGCAAAACCAGAGATAAGGTCATGCAGGCCATTGAAGAGCTCGGTTTTGTTCCCAACACATCCGCTCAGAGTCTTAAAATACGCCAGACCCACCAAATTGCCCTGGTTGTTCCGGATATACGAAATGCGATCATTCCAGAGATCTCCTGGTCTGTGGAACAAACCGCCAAACAGCACGGTTATCACGTGGTGCAGATTAATACGGCGGGGAATGCCCGCACCGAACTGGAAACCATTCGAAATATTAAAAAGCTGCATGTGGACGGTCTCATATTCATGCCGCTCGCTTATCCCAAAACACTGCCAGGCTTGATCGATAAGGCTCCTCTTCCCATCTCCATGATTAACTACGGCAAAAGGCTTGAACCCGGCATGAAGGCAGATATCGTCTCTCTATCTCAGCCGGAGGGCAAGCTTGTGATGGAACATTTGATTAAAATTGGACGAACCCGGATTGCCTATGCGGGTGCCCCCAAGGACATCATTGAAGAGCGTTATCGGGCGTATGAACAAGCTCTGCCTCATGTCGATATTTCACTTGTCTATTTCGGAGAAGATTTCTCCCTGAACACCGGTGCCAACGCTGCGGATTACTTCCATGGACTGACCCATATGCCAGACGCAGTCTACGCAATCAATGACATGGTTGCCATCGGTTTGGTTAACCGGTTCAAAGAATTGGGTGTACGTGTACCCGAAGATGTCGCCGTGGTTGGGGTCGATAATAATCAATGGACTACTGTCTCGTCCCCGCAGATCAGCTCGGTTTCCATTATGGGTGAAGAGGTCGCCAGGCTGGCAACCGAATTGCTGCTTAAACGGATCCGCGAGATGAGTACTACCGACTATGAGCATATCCAGTTTGAACCCAGACTTATCGTACGTGAATCAAGTGTAGCGATGATTCGTCCCTCTTCATCACGTTCCTAA